AAACCTATTGGACATCACTGCCGGACCCACCACATGTTATCGAAAAACTATACCATGAACATGGCACCAGCGAGCAGTTTCACAGTGAACTTAAGACAGACCTAGATTTAGAAAGACTACCCTCTGGCAAATTTGATACTAACAACCTAGTGTTACATTTCGGGGTAGTGGCCTACAATCTGTTAAGGATGATTGGTCAATCCACAACCAGGATGCAACATGTACCTATACGTAAGCAGGCAGAACGCCGCAGGATTAGGACAGTGATTCAGAATTTAATTACGTTAGCATCACGATTAGTGTCTCATGCAAGAAAAAAGAAATTACGATTTGGAAAGCACAGTCCTTGGTTTGAAACATTTAAACAAGCATACGCTGTGTGTTTAGCAAGGTAGAAATATCCACAGAACAATAAAGCTTTTGCGCTCAAAGAAGTGCTTAGATTGTTATTGCCAAATTTAGGTTTAAAACCATTATGGTAATAATTACAGTATAAGACAGCCAGACAACGATACAAAATTTTCCATAAGATACTAAAGGATGGGGTTACCAAATAGGTCACTCACGGATTCAGGTAGGATCCGTACTGCTGGTACCTGGTTTTGAAATCTTTGACCCCAGCGAACTGGCCCTATACAAATACGGGCAGCTGAAAAACGTAGTTACCTCCCTGGAATTTGAACGGATCCTAAGCGCCTCTGGCCCCTTTGGCGGGCATCTGGTGCGACCCAGTGACCATAAAGAACCGCAAAAAATAGCCTGGATCCAATGTGTAGGCTCCCGCAACTGCCGCATCGGCCATGGCTACTGCTCCTCCGTATGCTGCATGTACGCCATCAAACAATCAGTGATAGCCAAAGAACACGCAGCCTATGACCTAAATGCCAACATCTTCTACATGGACATGCGGACCTACGGCAAAGACTTTGAAAAATACTACGAGCGGGCCCAAAAACAATACGGCGTTAACTTTGTAAGAAGCCGTGTCTATGGGCTGGACCCGGGCGAAGAAGACAACGTAAAAATCCGCTACGCCCTGGAAGACGGCACGGTAGTGACCGAAGAATACGACATGGTAGTACTGTCAGTGGGACTGGAGCCTAACCGCAAAGCCGTAGAACTGGCCAAACAACTGGGCGTAGAACTAAACCAATACAACTTTGCCGACGTAACAAAACTAACCGGGGTAGCCAGCAGCAAACCTGGTATCTACGTAGCCGGTGCCTTCAGCGGTCCGCGGGACATTCCGGAAACCGTCATGCAAGCCAGCGCTGCCGCCGGAGAAGTACAAAAACTACTGGCGGAAGCCAAAGGGACCCTGACCAAAACCAAAGAATACCCGGCCCCCAAAGACGTGACCGGAGAAATCGTACGCACCGGCGTATTCGTCTGTCACTGCGGCATCAACATCGGCAGCGTAGTAGACGTACCGGCGGTGGCCGAATATGCCAAAACCCTGCCGGGCGTAGTATACGCCACCGACAAACTATATGCCTGCTCCCAGGACTCCAGCGCCCAAATTAAAGAAGCCATCGAACAATACGGCCTCAACCGGATCGTAGTGGCCTCCTGCAGCCCGCGGACCCACGAGCCCATGTTCCAAGAGACCCTAAAAGAAGCCGGGTTAAACCCGCACCTATTTGAAATGGCCAACATTCGGGACCACTGCTCCTGGGTACACCAAAACGAACCGGAAAAAGCCACCGAAAAAGCCAAAGACCTGGTAAGAATGGCGGTTAAAAAAGCCGCCCTGTTAGAACCGATACAACCGGTAACCCTGCCCATGAACCACGATGCACTGGTGATCGGCGGCGGCGTATCCGGCATGACTGCGGCACTAAACCTGGCGGATCAGGGCTACCAAGTATACCTGGTAGAAAAAGCCAAGGAACTGGGCGGTATCGCCAAACGCATCCGTTACGGCATGGGCGGCGAAGACGTACCGGCTTTCCTGAACCAGTTAATCAACCAAATACAAAACCATACCAACATCAAAGTCTACACCGGGGTAGAAATAGCGGATGTACAAGGCTTCATGGGTAACTACCAAACCAAACTCACAAATGGTGAAGAAATCAAACACGGCGTAGCCATCATCGCCACCGGGGCGGCAGAATACCAGCCGCAAGAATACCTGTACGGCCAAAACCACCGGGTACGGACCCTCTTAGAAGTAGAAGGGCTGCTGGCAGAAGGGAGACTTAAAAACTCCAACAACTTCGTATTCATCCAATGCGTAGGCAGCCGTGACGAAGAAAGACCGTACTGCAGCCGGATATGCTGCACCAAATCAATCAAACTGGCCCTAAAAATAAAAGAACAAAAACCCGGTGCCAACATCTTCATCCTGTACCGTGACATCCGGACCTACGGCTACTTTGAAGATTTATACACCGAAGCAAGACGAAAAGGCATCATCTTCGTAAGATACAGCACCGATGCCAAACCGGTAGTAGAACTAACCAGCACCGGCACCAAAGTAACCTTCACCGACCATGTACTAAACCGGCCGGTAGAAATATATGCGGACATCATCGGCTTGGCCAGCGCCATCGTACCAAACGACAACACCACGCTGTCCAAACTATTCAAAGTACCGTTAAACGCCGAAGGCTTCTTCCTGGAAGCCCACCTGAAACTGCGTCCGGTAGACTTCGGAACCGACGGGGTATTCATGTGCGGCTTAGCCCACGGGCCCAAAAACCTGGAAGAAAACATCGCCCAGGGTAAAGCAGCCGCCGGCAGAGCCGCCACCGCCCTGGCCAAAGAAAACATCCAAACAGACGGTAAAGCAGCCTTCGTCAATAAACGGAAATGCATGGCCTGCGGCGTGTGCGTAGAAGTATGCCCGGCCAAAGCAGCCAGCCTGGTAACGGACGAAAGAGGCAACACCGCGGCCGAAGTAAACCCGGCCCTGTGCAAAGGATGCGGCGCCTGCTCATCCTCCTGCCGCTGCGGAGCCATCAACGTCAAAGGCTGCAGCAACGAACAAATCATGGCCATGGTGAGAGCGCTGGCCTAGCTTTTGGGGTATTTCCCTGGGGTCCGGCTATTCGCCATTCGCTATTCGCTTTTCGACTTACGGGTAGTGCTTAGGGGTCCGGACTTTGGGGTCTTCCTCTGAGGTCCGGCTGTTAGCCGTTAGCCATTGGCTGTTGGACTTACGGGTAGTGCTTAGGGGTCTAGCCTCTAGGGTAGGCCTTATGGGTCTGGTTGTTAGACTTTGGGGTAGTCCTCACGGGTCCAGTGGTAAGTCGTTACTCCGGGCCTTAGACATTAGAAAACCAAATGCCTAGTAAGGTGCTGGGCGCCTAAAGCCCAGCACCCCCAGATAAACCTAACAGAAGGCACCCGACCTAAAAGAAATACAAACACAAACAAGACCCAAAAGAAATACAGCAATAGGCCAACAACAGGACCCAAAAGAAATACGGCAATAGACCAACAACAAGACCAAAAAGAAATACAGCAATAGACCAACAACAGGACCCAAAAGAAAAACAGAAAAAGACAAGACCACAAAGAAATACAGGAAAAGAACTGAAAGCTGAAGGCTGACAGCTGACAGCTAAGCGCCAATAACGCCAACCGCGAAAGGCGAACAGCGAACAGCGAGCCAGCCAACAGCTTGACAGGAGGGGAAACAATGGGCGAACAAGAACCGAAAATTGTAGCGTTTCTATGCAACTGGTGCAGCTACGCCGGTGCAGACCTGGCAGGGGTAGGCCGACTGCAATACCCCCCGAACGTCCGCGTCATAAGAGTACCCTGCTCCGGACGCATCAACCCGCTGTTCATCATTGCGGGCCTAAGATCCGGTGCAGATGCAATACTAACCTCAGGGTGACACCCTGGCGACTGCCACTATGTTAGTGGCAACCTGGTGGCCCGCCGTAAATTTGCATTATTAAAAAACATGCTGAACTACATGGGCGTAGAAAAAGACCGCGTCAATTTCACCTGGGTATCAGCCTCCGAAGGAGCCAGATTTGCCGACCTAATGACCGACCTGACCAACAAAGTAAAAGCCATGGGCCCGAACAAAGGGCTGTTTGAGAAAAAAGCGGAGTGAGGTGAGAGGGAATGGAAAAACTGACCCAACAAATAAGAGAAACCGCCAAAAAACTGCTGGCAGAAAAGAAAGTAGACCTGGTAGTAGGATTTGCCCAGGGCAGCCTGCCCCTCCGCAGCACCCCGTACTTTGCCAGAACCCCGGAACAAGCCGAAAACCTGATCTGGAGCAGCACCTGCGAAAACAACCTGGCCAACTACCTGCGTAAACGCGGAGAAAAAGTGGCCGTCATTGCCAAAGGCTGCGATGTGCGCGCCATTGTAGGCCTCATTAAAGAAGGACAAATCGTCAAAGAAAACCTCTACATCATCGGCGTACCCTGCGCAGGCATGATCGACCGGAAACAAATCAACGCGGCAGTAGAAGGCAAAGAAATCCTGGCCGCCAGCGACAACGGCAGCGAAATACTGCTGAAAGGAAAAGACTTTGAAAAGACCGTCGCCAAACAAGACGTCATGTTTGGCTCCTGCAAAACCTGCCAATACAACAACCCGGTGATCTTTGACGAACTTCTGGGCGAAAAAGTGGCGGCCAGAGAAGCAAACTACGCTGACATCGAAGCCTTTGAAGCCTTAAGCGACGAAGAAAGAAGAGCCTTCATCGCCAAAGAAATGTCCAAATGCATCCGCTGCTATGCTTGCCGACAAGCCTGCCCCATGTGCTACTGCAGCGAATGCTTCGTAGACTGCAACACCCCGGCCTGGATTGGCAAGAGCGCCAAGAGTATAGACGACAACGCCCTGTTCCAAGCAGTACGTGTATTCCACCTGGCCGGCCGCTGCGTAGACTGTGGCGCCTGCGAACGGGCCTGCCCCATGGGCATCAAACTAAGCCTGCTAACCCGTAAGATGGTAAAAGACGTCAAAGAACTCTTTGGGGCGGAAGCCGGTGTCAACCTGGAAGACCCACCGGCCCTCAACACCTTCAAATTTGAAGACAAAGAAGACTTCTTGCTATAGGAATGAGGTGAAAAAGGATGATCATAAATAAAAACGAAATAGCCAACATACTGACCAAACTGGCAGAGGAATACCTGGTCATAGCCCCGGTACAAAAAGATGGCATAGTACAATTTTCCGCCATCAAAAACGGTGCAGAAGCCTGCCTCACCTTTGCCAACACCAAAAAACCCGGCAAAGAAATCCTTTTCCCTCAGTCCGAAGAACTATACAGCTACACCATAGATACTGAAGGAGTAAGGATGCAAGCCAATGTTGACCAGAAAGAGACCATCGTATTTGGCATGCGCCCCTGCGACGTCAAATCCCTGGTACTATTGGACAACGTCTTTAAAAACGACCAATACCAAGACGTCTACTACCTGACCCGGCGGGCCAACACCCTGATTGTGGGTTTGGGCTGCAACGAACCGGCAGCCACCTGCTTCTGCAGCAACATGGCCTGCGGCCCGTTCGCAAAAGAAGGTAGTGATATCTTTCTGACCGACATAGGCGAAGCCTACGTAGCAGAAGGCATCAGCGAAAAAGGTCAAGCACTTTTGGCAAAACTTGGCCTGGGCAGTGCCACCGCAGAACAAAAAGCCTTAGCTAACCAACTACAAGCCGAAACAAAAGCAGACGGGGGCGTAAA
This region of Desulforamulus ferrireducens genomic DNA includes:
- a CDS encoding FAD-dependent oxidoreductase — translated: MRPSDHKEPQKIAWIQCVGSRNCRIGHGYCSSVCCMYAIKQSVIAKEHAAYDLNANIFYMDMRTYGKDFEKYYERAQKQYGVNFVRSRVYGLDPGEEDNVKIRYALEDGTVVTEEYDMVVLSVGLEPNRKAVELAKQLGVELNQYNFADVTKLTGVASSKPGIYVAGAFSGPRDIPETVMQASAAAGEVQKLLAEAKGTLTKTKEYPAPKDVTGEIVRTGVFVCHCGINIGSVVDVPAVAEYAKTLPGVVYATDKLYACSQDSSAQIKEAIEQYGLNRIVVASCSPRTHEPMFQETLKEAGLNPHLFEMANIRDHCSWVHQNEPEKATEKAKDLVRMAVKKAALLEPIQPVTLPMNHDALVIGGGVSGMTAALNLADQGYQVYLVEKAKELGGIAKRIRYGMGGEDVPAFLNQLINQIQNHTNIKVYTGVEIADVQGFMGNYQTKLTNGEEIKHGVAIIATGAAEYQPQEYLYGQNHRVRTLLEVEGLLAEGRLKNSNNFVFIQCVGSRDEERPYCSRICCTKSIKLALKIKEQKPGANIFILYRDIRTYGYFEDLYTEARRKGIIFVRYSTDAKPVVELTSTGTKVTFTDHVLNRPVEIYADIIGLASAIVPNDNTTLSKLFKVPLNAEGFFLEAHLKLRPVDFGTDGVFMCGLAHGPKNLEENIAQGKAAAGRAATALAKENIQTDGKAAFVNKRKCMACGVCVEVCPAKAASLVTDERGNTAAEVNPALCKGCGACSSSCRCGAINVKGCSNEQIMAMVRALA
- a CDS encoding hydrogenase iron-sulfur subunit, which gives rise to MGEQEPKIVAFLCNWCSYAGADLAGVGRLQYPPNVRVIRVPCSGRINPLFIIAGLRSGADAILTSGUHPGDCHYVSGNLVARRKFALLKNMLNYMGVEKDRVNFTWVSASEGARFADLMTDLTNKVKAMGPNKGLFEKKAE
- a CDS encoding 4Fe-4S dicluster domain-containing protein, with amino-acid sequence MEKLTQQIRETAKKLLAEKKVDLVVGFAQGSLPLRSTPYFARTPEQAENLIWSSTCENNLANYLRKRGEKVAVIAKGCDVRAIVGLIKEGQIVKENLYIIGVPCAGMIDRKQINAAVEGKEILAASDNGSEILLKGKDFEKTVAKQDVMFGSCKTCQYNNPVIFDELLGEKVAAREANYADIEAFEALSDEERRAFIAKEMSKCIRCYACRQACPMCYCSECFVDCNTPAWIGKSAKSIDDNALFQAVRVFHLAGRCVDCGACERACPMGIKLSLLTRKMVKDVKELFGAEAGVNLEDPPALNTFKFEDKEDFLL
- a CDS encoding 4Fe-4S dicluster domain-containing protein, whose product is MIINKNEIANILTKLAEEYLVIAPVQKDGIVQFSAIKNGAEACLTFANTKKPGKEILFPQSEELYSYTIDTEGVRMQANVDQKETIVFGMRPCDVKSLVLLDNVFKNDQYQDVYYLTRRANTLIVGLGCNEPAATCFCSNMACGPFAKEGSDIFLTDIGEAYVAEGISEKGQALLAKLGLGSATAEQKALANQLQAETKADGGVNIAGIAEKLGGMFEHPFWDSLHEKCLGCAACTYLCPTCHCFDIADEATDCNGCRVRNWDACMFPLFTLHGSGHNPRPNGKARWRQRLMHKFNYFVDRYNATACVGCGRCIKNCPVNLDIRQALADIRALD